TCTGTGCGACCTGATGATGCCGGACCTGACGGGGATGGACCTGCACGCCGAGCTGACGGCGGCGGCGCCCGAGGTGGCCCGGCGGATGGTGTTCCTCACCGGAGGGGCGTTCACGCCGGCGGCGAGGGCCTTCATGGATCAGGTGCAGAACGCGCGGGTGGACAAGCCGTTCGATCCGCAGAAGCTGCGCGAGCAGGTGCGCGACTGGGTGGCCAAGGCGCGCACCGTGGAGCCGGGCCAGGCGGCCTGAGAGGGCGCCTGCCGGTCAGGTGGCGCCGGGGCTGTGCTCGACGACGACCCGGCGGCGTGTGTCTGCCCGGTCGATGATGGCGCCGGAGGCCTCGGCGGAGAAGGCCTCGAAGTGGACCTTCTCGCGGGGCCACTGGTGGAGGAGGGAGGCTTCGCGCACGGCGCGCATGAGGCCGGCGGGGCCGCAGCAGTAGAGGCGGGTGCCGCCGGTGCGCGTGGCGAGCAGGGCCTTCACGTCGAGCCCGCGGGCGGGGTCCCCCCCATCATGGTGGAGGGTGACGTGGCCGGCGAAGGCGGAGGAGAGCCGGGCGCGGAAGGCGGTGCGCTCGGGCGAGCGGGTGCAGTAGTGCAGGTGCCAGGGGATGTGCTGACGCCGCAGGGCATAGGCCATGGAGAGCAGCGGGGTGATGCCGATGCCACCCGCCACGAGCACATAGCGACGTGCGTACAGCAGCGGGAAGTCGCAGTGCGGGAAGCTGGTGGTGAGCACGTCGCCCTCGCGCACCAGCTCGTGCATGGCGCGGGAGCCGCCGCGGCCGTGGTCATCTCGTTGGACGGCGATGACGTAGCGGTGGTGGGTGTCCTCCGGGTCGTTGCAGAGCGAGTACTGCCGCAGGAAACCACCGGGGACGTGGACGTCCAGGTGGGAGCCGGCCTCGAAGGGCGGCAGGCGGCCGCCGTTGGAGGCAACGAGCTCATAGGAGAAGATGCCCTCGGCTTCGGGCGTGATGCGCCGCACGCGCAGGCGCAGGGTGTCAGTGGCCACGATGTTTCCCCCCCTCGACTTCAGGGCCAGACCGGGTCCATGGAAGGATCCGGTCCGACCGTCGGGAGGATGGGCAGTGCATTCCGGGGCGGCAATGCACCTGGGGGCTTGCCCATAGGTGGTAGGTGGACACCGACGGATTCATCCGTTTCATCTGGAGAACCAGGGAACGCAGCCCTGGCGCGATACAGAGGAGCGAAGCTGTCGGGCCGGTAACAGGGCGAGAGGGAGAGGAGGTACGAGGGCAACCCCCTCCCTCTCCCTCCGGGAGAGGGGTCGGGGGTGAGAGTAGGCGAGCCCTGGGTTGAACCCGTGTGCGCTCCCTCTCCCTCTGGGAGAGGGCTGGGGTGAGGGTCGTCCCGATTTCCACCCGTGCACCCCTCCCCACCGAGCAACCAGCCCCAGCACACTCGCCGGGGAACACTGCCACCCCTTGCACGCGGTCCCACCTTGAAAGGGAGCCCGCCGAGAGGAGGCACGTCGATGTCGGTTGCGCGCACGGCCCTGCTGCTGGTCCTGCTGATGAGCACGCTGGCCCCACTCGCGAAGGCCCAACCGAGGGAACCACCGCCGCCGCCGGCCCCAACGCCCACGGTCCCCATCGTCGCGAGAGGAGAGAGAACGCTCCGTGTGGAAGGACTGGGAGAGGTGAAGGTGGAGCCGGACGAGGCCTTCATGGACCTGGGGATGGAGACGCTGGCGCCGACGGCGAAGGCGGCGGCGGAGGAGAACGCGAGGAAGATGGAGAAGGTGGTGGGGGCGCTGGTGAAGGCGGGGATACCGCGGGAGGAGATCGAGACGCGCAACTACACGGTGTCGCCGGAGTACCAGCCGCCGACGAGGGCGGACGAGGCGCCGAAGCTGAAGGGGTACCGGGTGAGCAACACGGTGGAGGTGCACGTGCGCGAGCTGGCGCGGGTGGGGCCGCTGCTGGACACGGCGTTGAACGCGGGGGCGAACCGGGTGGAGTCGGTGCGGTTCGGGCTGAGCAAGCCGGAGGTGGCGCAGGGGGAGGCGTTGAGGAACGCGGTGGAGAGGGCGAGACAATCAGCGCAGGTGTTGGCGTCGTCGCTGGGGGTGAGACTGGGACCGGTGCTGGACGCGAGCACGGTGACGGAGCCGCAGCGCCCCATCCCGGTGGTGACGCGCTTCGAGATGGCGAGCGCCGCGGGAGCGCGGGACGCGACGACGCCCATCCAGCCGCAGGAGCAGACGATTCAAGCGACGGTGACGCTCGTCTTCGCCATCGAGCAGGGGCCTGGCCGTTAGGGCAGGGGAAAGCCCCGGGGGCGAGAGGACCACCGGGGCTTCGTGTGTGACTCGGTGTCAGCGAGGCAGGTCGGCGGCGCGGCGCGCGGCGTTCCAGGTGCCGGAGATGTTGGGAGGCAGCTCGCTGTCGATCTTCTCGGCCAGCCGCTCGGTGATCTGCGAGTGGATGGAGGCGAAGACGACGTGGAGGACGAGGCGGACGTTCTCTGCCTCGATCTGCATGCGCTCGGCGATGTCGAGGTAGAAGTCGTCCTTGTCGAACTTCTGAGCGGGAGCGCTACGGTCCTTCCAACCGCGTTCGAAGAGCCTGCGGAGCCCCTCGGGGAACTGCTCTTTCAATTCCTGTACGAGCCCACCGGGGAGCCGCTCGCAGAGCGCGCTCATCACGGCATCGGCCGCCTCGGACGGGGAGTACTCGGGGACCTCGCGGTTGATGCGCGCGAGGAAGGACTCCACGCTCGTTCCTACACCTTCACCAGACCAGGACTCCGTCTCCTGATTGTGCATCATGGCCATGGGTGTGTCCGCCTCCTTTCCCTGTCAGGTTGGTGACGTCGGACCCGGGCGGCAGCAGGCGGGGGCCGGAGCGGGTCCCATGGCAGGAGAGCGGGTGACCGGGCTCAGGGAGAGGGCTTGGAGGCCCTGGAGCCCTTGCTGGCGTACAGGTCGATGACCTCGGAGAGGGAGCGCTGGCAGACGGAGCAGAAGGGGACGCGGTCGCGGGTGAACATGACGCAGTCGAGCTGGGGCCGGTAGTAGCCGCGGGCCTCGTACATGGCGCCCTCGAAGGCACCGACCTTGCCGGAGTACTGCTGCTGGGAGAGGAAGGGCTCCTCCCAGTCGCGCTGGGCGGTGAAGAGGGCATCCATCTCCGATTCGGGGCGGCGCTCGGCGCGGATGCGGCGGCGCTGCTCGAGCACCTTGCGCGCATGCTCCTCGTACTCGTCCTTCTTCCACGGAGTGGGCAGGGGGGTGCTGGCGGCGACCAGGTCCTTCCACTTGAGGCGGGAGGGGTCTTTCAGCGCGGTGACGTTCTTCTCCCAGGGCTCCACGCGGTCCTCGGCGGGGGCATAGGCGGAGTCGGAGGTGTAGTACTCGTCGGCGAGGCCGGCGAAGTGGTGGCCGAACTCGTGGACGAAGACATAGGGGGACCAGAGGTTGTCGGCGGCGACGGTGCTGTAGAGGCCGAAGATGCCGCCGCCGCCATAGGTGTTGCCGTTGACGAGGATCTCGACGAACTCGTAGGGGGCGAACGCGGCGAGGTCGCGGAAGCGGCGGTTCTCGAAGGTGAGGACGTAGCGCTCGCTGCCGAAGGCGTCATAGGTGGCGCCGACGGGGGAGTCGCGGTGGATGCCGGTGGAAGGCCGGGAGATGCCGGACTGACGGGAGGCGGGCATGAGGCCCCAGACGTTGAAGTCCGACTTGCGCTCCTTGAAGGGAGAGAAGGTGAAGAGGATGTCGACGAGCCGCCGCGCGTCCTTCTCGAAGCGGGGGCGCTCCTTCTCGGTGTAGCCGTCGCCGAGGATGAGCAGGTCCACCTTGTCGGCGGGAGGGCCGTTCTCGAGCAGCTTCACGAGGGGGCCTGGAGCACCGGGGTTGGACGGGTCGACGAACATGTCCTTGGGGTCGACGGTGAGGCTCCACACCTCGCGGAAGGAGTTGTCCTTGGCGCGCTTCTTGAGGATGACCTGGACGGGCCTGGCCGGGGAGGGGAAGCGGAGGGACTCGTGGAAGGTGCGGTTCACCTCGCGGGCCTCGGGAGTGGTCTCCCACTCGCCGTAGATGGAGGCGAAGCCGCGAGAGTAGAGCATGCGGTTGGTGTCGAGGTCGCGCACCTCGAAGAGGTACTTGCCGAGGTTGGTCTCGTCGATGGAGCGGGAGGGATTACCGGGCCAGGGCAGGGGTTCCACGACGAGGCGGTCGAGGCTGAAGCGCTCCTCGGAGGCGTTGCCGGTGTGGAAGTAGTCGACGCGGAAGGTGGCGGGAGCGGGAGTGCTCGCGGCCAGCAGCAGGGCCAGCAGGACGTTCATGGCCGGGAACGTACCCGAGACTGAGTCAGAACGTCCCCGAGGAGCGCCCGCCGAGCTCCGGGAAGCGCTCGTAGGCCCTCAGGAGCGCGTCGAGGTGCGCAGGGTGGTCGAGATCGAGCGGCGCGTCCGTGCCAATGTCATTCTGCGCGGTCGGCATTTTGGCATCAGTCCATGACGACGACGTTGAGATTGCGATCCACGCGCTCCGGCGCCGACAGCGGTCAGAACGTCCCCGAGAGCGAGGCACCCGCGCCATTGGGCGTGGCGGTGACGCCCACCGAGACAGGCGGGGGCTCGGGCGAGAGGAGGTAGAGCACGGCCCCGGTGGCGAGCGCTGCGCCCGAGCCGATGAGCAGACCATTGAGGATGTTGGCCTTCTGCCCGAGCCTGCCGAGGATCTCCTTGCCGACCGTGTCGTTGGCGTCGACCTTGTTGTTGGCGTTGATGTGGGGCTGGAGCGCCTGCCAGTCCGGCTCCGCGGCGATCCGCACGACGCCAGCGCCCGCCAAGCTGGCGACGCCCACGCCCAGCACGACGTAGGAGACGGCGCGCAGGGGACGCACGGAGCCTGACTTCGCCTCCTTCGTGTCGTCCGCAGCGGAGGCGCTCGGTTCCGCGGCGGCGGCCCAGGGCGGCTGGATGTTGGAGCTGAGCACCACGACGCTGGGCTGCGTCTTTCCGGTGGTGACGTAGTCGACCAGCGCGGTGAGGGACTCGGCCGGAGCGTCGAGCCCCTGCGTCTTGAATCCACCCTCGCGCAGCTTCTGGCCGCCCTCCACGTTGAGCACGGTGGCGGCGAGCCACTTGGGGCCGCTGCTCGCCCGCTCCAGCCTCACGACGATGACCTCCTCCACGCCCAGGGTGCCGCCCATGCGGACGGCGTGCGAGAGCACCTTGTCGTCATCGTCGCCGGAGGCGAGGCAGGGAAAGGGGCTGGCCGAGATGGAGCCCTCGTACGCCAGGTCCACGAGCAC
This is a stretch of genomic DNA from Archangium violaceum. It encodes these proteins:
- a CDS encoding DUF5953 family protein; translation: MPTAQNDIGTDAPLDLDHPAHLDALLRAYERFPELGGRSSGTF
- a CDS encoding PEGA domain-containing protein gives rise to the protein MKKMMVVLALALSGAAGAAPRRVVVASGDCKDAELSSQTKAFYTALMARPGEDVLSAAAFTERLFPMPSGSFEDIKRQLDAAQGQFYEARYARAAQGLEEVLKQVARLPVGEARWKLYVEAQLLQALNSRAMNRVKESDDAFRNVLRLDAQYTLDPDQYTPSTRQAFEKLRKELVKAKKVKLSVKSTLPASEVFLDGRSMGQTPLSLEVPAGTYELALKNGEAVSFPRQIPVQGEETPVLVDLAYEGSISASPFPCLASGDDDDKVLSHAVRMGGTLGVEEVIVVRLERASSGPKWLAATVLNVEGGQKLREGGFKTQGLDAPAESLTALVDYVTTGKTQPSVVVLSSNIQPPWAAAAEPSASAADDTKEAKSGSVRPLRAVSYVVLGVGVASLAGAGVVRIAAEPDWQALQPHINANNKVDANDTVGKEILGRLGQKANILNGLLIGSGAALATGAVLYLLSPEPPPVSVGVTATPNGAGASLSGTF
- a CDS encoding ferredoxin reductase, with translation MATDTLRLRVRRITPEAEGIFSYELVASNGGRLPPFEAGSHLDVHVPGGFLRQYSLCNDPEDTHHRYVIAVQRDDHGRGGSRAMHELVREGDVLTTSFPHCDFPLLYARRYVLVAGGIGITPLLSMAYALRRQHIPWHLHYCTRSPERTAFRARLSSAFAGHVTLHHDGGDPARGLDVKALLATRTGGTRLYCCGPAGLMRAVREASLLHQWPREKVHFEAFSAEASGAIIDRADTRRRVVVEHSPGAT
- a CDS encoding IgA Peptidase M64, producing MNVLLALLLAASTPAPATFRVDYFHTGNASEERFSLDRLVVEPLPWPGNPSRSIDETNLGKYLFEVRDLDTNRMLYSRGFASIYGEWETTPEAREVNRTFHESLRFPSPARPVQVILKKRAKDNSFREVWSLTVDPKDMFVDPSNPGAPGPLVKLLENGPPADKVDLLILGDGYTEKERPRFEKDARRLVDILFTFSPFKERKSDFNVWGLMPASRQSGISRPSTGIHRDSPVGATYDAFGSERYVLTFENRRFRDLAAFAPYEFVEILVNGNTYGGGGIFGLYSTVAADNLWSPYVFVHEFGHHFAGLADEYYTSDSAYAPAEDRVEPWEKNVTALKDPSRLKWKDLVAASTPLPTPWKKDEYEEHARKVLEQRRRIRAERRPESEMDALFTAQRDWEEPFLSQQQYSGKVGAFEGAMYEARGYYRPQLDCVMFTRDRVPFCSVCQRSLSEVIDLYASKGSRASKPSP
- a CDS encoding SIMPL domain-containing protein; the protein is MSVARTALLLVLLMSTLAPLAKAQPREPPPPPAPTPTVPIVARGERTLRVEGLGEVKVEPDEAFMDLGMETLAPTAKAAAEENARKMEKVVGALVKAGIPREEIETRNYTVSPEYQPPTRADEAPKLKGYRVSNTVEVHVRELARVGPLLDTALNAGANRVESVRFGLSKPEVAQGEALRNAVERARQSAQVLASSLGVRLGPVLDASTVTEPQRPIPVVTRFEMASAAGARDATTPIQPQEQTIQATVTLVFAIEQGPGR
- a CDS encoding DUF2267 domain-containing protein, giving the protein MAMMHNQETESWSGEGVGTSVESFLARINREVPEYSPSEAADAVMSALCERLPGGLVQELKEQFPEGLRRLFERGWKDRSAPAQKFDKDDFYLDIAERMQIEAENVRLVLHVVFASIHSQITERLAEKIDSELPPNISGTWNAARRAADLPR